One genomic segment of Helianthus annuus cultivar XRQ/B chromosome 14, HanXRQr2.0-SUNRISE, whole genome shotgun sequence includes these proteins:
- the LOC110906919 gene encoding monothiol glutaredoxin-S2, protein MAIVTRLINDKAVVIFSKRSCCMCHSIKTLICGFGANPTVYELDELQEGQVLEKELKALGCKPCVPVVYIGHELVGGATEIMSLHLQGKLVPMLIKERAIWL, encoded by the coding sequence ATGGCCATTGTGACGCGATTAATAAATGATAAGGCCGTGGTTATATTCAGTAAGCGTTCGTGTTGTATGTGCCACAGCATTAAGACGCTGATATGCGGCTTTGGGGCTAACCCAACGGTTTATGAGCTTGATGAACTCCAAGAAGGTCAAGTACTAGAAAAGGAACTCAAAGCTTTAGGGTGTAAGCCATGTGTGCCAGTCGTATATATAGGACATGAGCTGGTTGGTGGAGCCACTGAGATCATGAGCCTGCATCTTCAAGGCAAGCTGGTCCCAATGCTCATCAAAGAGAGAGCTATATGGCTTTAG